In Saprospiraceae bacterium, a genomic segment contains:
- a CDS encoding APC family permease — translation METSSRPKLKLFSLSIVVISLVIGMAIFKTASFTANASLNSEMFFIAWITRGIIALCGALTYAEIGSRYPITGGYYRIFSVAYHPSIAFAMNGTILISNAAALGGVSLIGSDYLCSLLFDSNVGVAIKTWIAVGSIAIFYFVNLKGLKFSSTTLNVLMLIKIAMILLIISAIFFPQIHADNSNLVQAVKYANWKDYFWAFGAALVAVSFTYGGYQHSINFGEEVENAPKAMPRGIIIGMSVVIILYLLINFSYYKVIGFDELKTSSGIASVVVLKLLGSTGETIFTGLLVLAVLTYVNVNLLSNPRIMYAMSVDGVLPKIFSKRHPSSQVFIVSLSVFAATALVITFFAETFDKILGFVMILDSLGMAASAATLFYLRRNASSQDSSQIYAMRFYPFVPVLFIMAYLLSAFHVFICILSMGS, via the coding sequence ATGGAAACTTCATCCAGGCCTAAACTCAAACTATTTTCGCTAAGCATTGTGGTGATTAGCCTGGTTATTGGAATGGCCATTTTTAAAACAGCATCGTTTACTGCAAATGCATCTTTGAATTCCGAAATGTTTTTTATAGCCTGGATTACCAGAGGCATTATTGCTCTTTGCGGAGCCCTTACGTATGCTGAGATTGGATCAAGGTATCCCATTACGGGTGGTTACTATAGAATATTTTCTGTTGCTTATCATCCGTCCATTGCATTTGCCATGAACGGCACTATTTTAATTTCAAACGCAGCAGCGCTCGGAGGCGTGTCTTTAATTGGAAGTGATTATTTATGTTCTCTATTATTCGATTCCAATGTAGGTGTAGCTATTAAAACCTGGATTGCAGTTGGATCAATTGCTATATTTTATTTTGTGAATCTCAAAGGCTTAAAATTCAGTTCTACAACGCTCAATGTATTAATGCTCATTAAAATTGCAATGATACTTCTCATTATATCTGCAATATTTTTTCCACAAATTCATGCTGATAATTCCAATTTGGTACAGGCTGTTAAATATGCGAATTGGAAAGATTATTTCTGGGCTTTTGGTGCAGCTTTGGTTGCTGTTTCTTTTACCTATGGAGGTTATCAGCACTCGATCAATTTTGGGGAGGAAGTTGAAAATGCACCGAAGGCTATGCCAAGAGGAATTATCATTGGAATGAGCGTTGTTATTATTCTTTATCTATTGATCAACTTCAGTTATTACAAAGTTATTGGTTTCGACGAACTTAAAACTTCAAGTGGAATTGCATCCGTTGTGGTTTTAAAATTGTTAGGATCCACTGGTGAAACCATATTTACGGGCTTGCTGGTATTGGCCGTATTGACCTATGTAAATGTTAATCTGTTAAGTAATCCCAGGATTATGTATGCAATGAGTGTAGATGGAGTCCTCCCAAAAATATTTTCAAAACGGCATCCCTCAAGTCAGGTATTTATTGTCAGTTTAAGCGTTTTTGCAGCAACTGCATTGGTCATCACTTTTTTTGCAGAAACATTTGATAAAATTCTTGGCTTTGTTATGATCCTGGATTCACTGGGTATGGCTGCTTCTGCGGCCACCTTATTTTATCTTCGGAGAAATGCCAGTTCACAGGATAGTAGTCAAATTTATGCGATGCGATTTTATCCTTTCGTTCCGGTTCTGTTTATAATGGCCTATCTTTTGTCTGCGTTTCATGTATTTATTTGTATCCTCAGTATGGGCTCATAG